A stretch of the bacterium genome encodes the following:
- a CDS encoding YbhB/YbcL family Raf kinase inhibitor-like protein yields MKFTLAAESFTADGEIPVRHTCEGRDVSPPLRWSGAPEGTRSFALIVDDPDAPDPRAPRMTWVHWVLYNLPASFSELPEGLASADLPEGARQGLNDWKQPRYGGPCPPIGRHRYFHKLHALDIVLPDMGAMTKQQLKEAMTGHVLGTAELVGTYQKRG; encoded by the coding sequence ATGAAATTCACTTTGGCTGCGGAGAGCTTCACAGCGGACGGGGAGATCCCGGTGCGCCACACCTGCGAGGGCCGGGACGTCTCCCCGCCTTTGAGATGGAGCGGTGCGCCTGAAGGTACGCGTTCCTTCGCCCTTATCGTCGACGATCCAGATGCCCCTGACCCGCGGGCTCCGCGGATGACCTGGGTCCATTGGGTCCTCTACAACCTCCCCGCGAGCTTCTCCGAGCTGCCCGAGGGACTCGCCTCGGCCGACCTTCCGGAAGGGGCTCGTCAGGGCCTCAACGATTGGAAGCAGCCGAGGTATGGCGGCCCGTGCCCACCGATCGGGCGGCACCGCTACTTCCACAAGCTTCACGCTCTCGACATCGTCCTCCCGGACATGGGAGCAATGACCAAGCAGCAGCTCAAAGAGGCGATGACGGGCCACGTGTTGGGGACGGCCGAGTTGGTGGGGACCTACCAGAAGCGAGGCTAA